Proteins from a genomic interval of Callospermophilus lateralis isolate mCalLat2 chromosome 1, mCalLat2.hap1, whole genome shotgun sequence:
- the Rab11b gene encoding ras-related protein Rab-11B — MGTRDDEYDYLFKVVLIGDSGVGKSNLLSRFTRNEFNLESKSTIGVEFATRSIQVDGKTIKAQIWDTAGQERYRAITSAYYRGAVGALLVYDIAKHLTYENVERWLKELRDHADSNIVIMLVGNKSDLRHLRAVPTDEARAFAEKNNLSFIETSALDSTNVEEAFKNILTEIYRIVSQKQIADRAAHDESPGNNVVDISVPPTTDGQKPNKLQCCQNL; from the exons ATGGGGACCCGGGACGACGAGTACGACTACCTATTCAAAG TGGTGCTCATCGGGGACTCAGGTGTGGGCAAGAGCAACCTGCTGTCACGCTTTACCCGCAACGAGTTCAACCTGGAGAGCAAGAGCACCATCGGTGTGGAGTTTGCAACCCGCAGCATCCAGGTGGACGGCAAGACCATCAAGGCGCAGATCTGGGACACAGCCGGCCAGGAGCGCTACCGTGCCATCACTTCTGC GTACTACCGCGGTGCAGTGGGCGCGCTGCTGGTGTATGACATCGCCAAGCATCTTACCTATGAGAATGTGGAGCGCTGGCTGAAGGAGTTGCGGGACCATGCAGACAGCAACATTGTCATCATGCTGGTGGGCAACAAGAGCGACCTGCGCCACCTGCGAGCCGTGCCCACTGATGAGGCCCGTGCCTTTGCAG AAAAGAACAACTTGTCCTTCATTGAGACCTCAGCCTTGGATTCCACCAACGTAGAGGAAGCATTCAAGAACATCCTCACAG AAATTTACCGCATCGTGTCGCAGAAGCAAATCGCAGACCGTGCAGCCCATGACGAGTCTCCCGGCAACAACGTAGTGGACATCAGTGTGCCGCCCACCACGGACGGACAGAAACCCAACAAGCTGCAGTGCTGCCAGAACCTGTGA